In Debaryomyces hansenii CBS767 chromosome B complete sequence, one genomic interval encodes:
- a CDS encoding DEHA2B06204p (similar to uniprot|P22140 Saccharomyces cerevisiae YHR123w EPT1 sn-1 2-diacylglycerol ethanolamine and cholinephosphotransferase) yields MGLFIDGNKLENLKLYKYSAEDHSIISKFILKKWWNSFVEIFPLSMAPNAVTLLGLGFILLNLLCVFYYDPFLDEASPRWCYFFYAFGLFMYQTFDGCDGCHARRTGQSGPLGELFDHSVDAINTTLGTIVFGSVFNLGYGWLFLIAQFASVCNFYTSTWEEYHTHTLYLSEFSGPVEGILMICVCFILTGIFGRELWSIKLLELDLSSIGYSDNYVLDSSSIIVVLGLGSLYFNISSAMANVNKKYASEHAGDSSKAKTVTLEAYKGLIPFFGYYATIVLFVVLYPEIISQFGFPLVISIGCSIAFSVGRIILAHLTLQYFPMVQYPMFMPLVQLFLAKVSISVYGYDYYKVLGAVSWLGCGVTLGIHAFFITEIISEITSYLDIYALTIKHKRA; encoded by the coding sequence ATGGGACTTTTCATTGATGGAAACAAATTAGAGAATTTGAAACTCTACAAGTACTCTGCGGAGGATCATTCGATTATTTCGAAGtttatcttgaaaaaatGGTGGAACTCCTTTGTGGAGATTTTTCCACTTTCAATGGCGCCCAACGCTGTGACATTGCTTGGTTTAGGgtttattttattaaacttGTTGTGTGTGTTTTACTACGATCCGTTTTTGGATGAAGCGTCACCTAGATGGTgctatttcttctatgCGTTTGGGTTGTTCATGTACCAGACGTTTGACGGTTGTGACGGGTGTCATGCGAGAAGAACAGGGCAAAGTGGGCCATTGGGAGAGTTGTTTGATCATTCTGTTGACGCCATCAATACCACATTGGGCACGATTGTATTTGGATCGGTGTTCAACTTGGGGTACGGTTGGTTGTTTCTTATCGCGCAGTTTGCATCTGTATGCAATTTCTACACTTCGACCTGGGAAGAATATCACACTCATACTTTGTATTTGTCGGAGTTCAGTGGACCAGTTGAGGgtattttgatgatttgcGTGTGCTTTATCTTGACGGGGATCTTTGGGCGTGAGTTGTGGTCTATCAAGTTGCTTGAACTCGACTTGAGCTCTATTGGCTATAGTGACAATTATGTTCTCGATAGCTCGAGTATCATTGTTGTTCTTGGCTTGGGCTCGTTGTACTTTAACATCTCGTCGGCCATGGCTAACGTTAACAAGAAGTACGCCTCTGAACATGCTGGTGATTCGTCAAAGGCGAAGACTGTCACCTTGGAAGCATACAAAGGTTTGATACCATTCTTTGGGTATTATGCCACCATTGTTTTGTTCGTCGTATTATATCCAGAAATCATTTCGCAATTTGGCTTTCCATTGGTGATTTCCATTGGTTGTTCCATTGCATTTTCAGTCGgtagaattattttggCTCACTTGACGTTGCAATATTTCCCAATGGTTCAATATCCAATGTTCATGCCACTCGTACAGTTATTTTTAGCCAAAGTACTGATTAGTGTTTATGGCTACGACTACTACAAGGTCTTGGGTGCGGTCAGTTGGTTAGGTTGTGGAGTCACCCTAGGCATCCATGCGTTTTTTATCACTGAAATTATTAGTGAAATTACTTCCTATTTGGATATCTATGCTTTAACTATAAAGCATAAGAGAGCTTAG
- a CDS encoding DEHA2B06270p (weakly similar to uniprot|P34758 Saccharomyces cerevisiae YOR329c multicopy suppressor of clathrin deficiency) produces MNGSGFDWLNIASNSESGSNSPAPPVSFGFNSNSDLNSRNNDGPFDRSNNGNSYKYSNASADQLSYSSPSYPNNQGNMGKYEDDEPSIPLSLTAQELTLEESKTYMRWYSDILARTNSRTVSMNDVFSFLHNFKISDSIKDKLRKLFNKILHSINIGEFFALLRLISHALNELEPSRKLIKVQTSVPTPPSILSKKRQSDDDDESSDNDNDNDSLLPEEQDESKPLDLDSFTQFMLTGERPGEVNHKKKKSKKAKSVKFSDQIVTDIHDSVILNSPIPSPQPQSIDYSLPMDQLLGRINQSQSAQQPAHQNDEEEREILKDMESQINHFQNLHSVDTASIDGVPANIHFHDGYSQDNLLASNNTDPAQMARFFSPSPQPDQQQSREYLKPNMTGPAQMARYFSPSPQPDQQNQQQQSYLKPNMTGPAQISQMYNRDSIDNRNDEATSPMPLVSDPSDMAKLFAPDSSDTESTPKISLQSFTNQMTGNTLSNTLQNSRVADNGSPSKIGTSYNNRSLPPPPVPNNRRSRSVSSPTPRNSSPAFQSSTNNDTNYTTNHLGIMNNYSAPLPPPRSPPSNSPTNGTNSKRPVPPPPPPSRKRNTSTSMNNMASNSPTPPLPPKVSLNGQIQEDGTSGMYANNSNNDSTANILDDLKALQEEVDKIRNMTGGF; encoded by the coding sequence atgaATGGTTCAGGTTTTGATTGGCTAAATATAGCATCAAATAGTGAGAGTGGATCGAACTCTCCGGCACCGCCCGTCTCTTTTGGGTTCAACAGCAACAGTGATCTTAATTCCAGAAATAATGATGGGCCGTTTGATAGATCTAATAATGGTAATTCATACAAGTATTCCAATGCACTGGCGGATCAGTTGTCTTATTCGTCACCGTCGTATCCTAATAATCAGGGCAATATGGGAAAATATGAGGATGATGAACCTAGTATACCACTATCGTTAACTGCTCAGGAATTAACGTTAGAAGAATCTAAAACATATATGAGATGGTATAGTGATATACTAGCTCGAACAAATTCGAGGACAGTATCAATGAATGACGTGTTCAGTTTTTTACATAACTTTAAGATTTCAGATTCGATAAAGGACAAATTAcgaaaattattcaataagatATTACATTCTATAAACATTGGGGAGTTTTTTGCATTACTAAGATTGATCTCGCATGCTTTGAATGAGTTGGAACCCAGTCGGAAGTTAATCAAAGTGCAAACTTCAGTACCCACACCCCCTTCAATTTTAAGTAAGAAAAGGCAAagtgacgatgatgatgaaagCAGCGATAACGATAACGATAATGATTCCTTACTACCAGAGGAACAAGATGAAAGCAAGCCGTTGGATTTGGACAGTTTTACCCAATTCATGTTGACAGGGGAGAGGCCAGGAGAGGTCAATcataaaaagaagaaatcgaaGAAGGCAAAATCAGTTAAATTTTCTGATCAAATTGTAACTGATATCCATGATTCCGTGATACTAAACTCGCCTATTCCTTCTCCTCAACCTCAACTGATCGATTATTCGTTGCCAATGGATCAATTGTTAGGAAGAATCAACCAATCACAATCGGCGCAGCAGCCTGCCCATCAAAACGATGAAGAGGAGCgtgaaattttgaaagacATGGAATcccaaataaatcattttcaaaatttacATTCTGTTGATACTGCATCAATAGATGGTGTTCCGGCAAATATTCATTTCCACGATGGCTACAGTCAGGATAACTTATTGGCATCTAACAATACCGACCCAGCACAGATGGCTAGATTTTTCAGCCCATCACCTCAGCCTGACCAACAGCAACTGCGTGAATATTTAAAGCCCAATATGACTGGACCTGCGCAGATGGCTAGATATTTCAGTCCGTCTCCCCAACCAGATCAGCAAAATCAACAGCAGCAGTCATATTTAAAGCCTAATATGACTGGGCCTGCCCAAATATCTCAAATGTATAATAGAGACTCCATTGATAATAGAAATGATGAAGCTACTTCACCAATGCCGCTTGTTTCAGATCCAAGCGATATGGCCAAGTTATTTGCTCCAGACAGTTCGGATACTGAATCGACACCTAAGATATCATTACAATCATTCACGAACCAAATGACAGGTAATACATTATCTAACACGCTTCAAAACTCGCGGGTTGCAGATAACGGATCGCCATCAAAAATAGGTACATCATATAATAACCGATCGTTACCTCCACCTCCTGTCCCAAACAATAGAAGATCAAGGTCAGTATCTTCGCCAACTCCAAGAAATAGTTCCCCTGCATTTCAGCTGTCTACCAATAATGATACGAATTATACCACCAACCATCTAGGCATCATGAACAACTATTCGGCACCACTTCCACCCCCAAGATCTCCTCCATCAAATAGCCCAACTAACGGGACGAATAGCAAGAGGCCAGTACCTCCCCCACCTCCTCCATCAAGGAAAAGGAACACATCGACAAGTATGAACAATATGGCATCCAACTCTCCTACCCCTCCACTACCACCCAAGGTGTCTTTGAACGGTCAGATACAAGAAGACGGGACGTCAGGAATGTATGCCAATAACTCCAATAATGATAGTACCGCCAATATATTAGACGACTTGAAAGCATTACAGGAGGAAGTTGATAAAATTCGAAACATGACTGGTGGGTTCTAG
- a CDS encoding DEHA2B06226p (similar to CA5535|IPF2839 Candida albicans IPF2839), giving the protein MSVQSAESFDPDNYKRQNGGPSQLRQDNYEAEPQFQKPAPVVNHEPGVKPEMVMKNFAKKYETPKASGYQSFISGLGSMFGTCGAYCCLCSNPYKEVQQGEVGLVQTFGALSRTVEPGLTYVNTWSEKLTRVNIKVIIREIPAQRCFTKDNVSVVITSVVYYNIIDPQKAIYSISDIHNAIIERTQTTLRDVIGCRVLQDVVEKREEIAESIEGVIAKTAFDWGVNIESILIKDLQLQEKVQASLSMAAEAKRIGEGKIINAKAEVESAKLMRKAADILASKPAMQIRYLDAMQNMAKSPGSRVIFMPSAQEIEKMAGSNVSTGPGEITNPRSLEEDVDWTSNNPTGPAPRTQRQQHVDTLALQEAMRED; this is encoded by the coding sequence ATGTCGGTGCAATCAGCAGAATCTTTTGATCCAGATAATTACAAGAGACAAAACGGTGGTCCAAGTCAATTGAGACAGGATAATTATGAGGCCGAACCACAGTTTCAAAAACCGGCCCCAGTAGTGAACCACGAACCAGGAGTGAAGCCAGAAATGgttatgaaaaattttgccaaaaaatatgaaactCCAAAGGCCAGTGGATACCAATCGTTTATCAGTGGGCTTGGGTCGATGTTTGGTACATGTGGGGCTTATTGTTGTCTTTGTAGCAACCCATATAAGGAAGTGCAACAAGGTGAAGTTGGGTTAGTGCAAACATTCGGTGCTTTATCGAGAACTGTTGAGCCAGGTCTTACCTACGTGAACACTTGGTCCGAGAAGTTGACCCGAGTGAATATTAAGGTGATCATTCGTGAAATACCTGCACAACGTTGTTTCACTAAAGATAATGTGAGTGTGGTAATTACTTCCGTGGTGTACTATAACATCATTGACCCACAAAAGGCCATCTACTCGATTTCGGACATCCACAATGCTATCATTGAAAGAACCCAGACAACTTTGAGAGATGTAATTGGGTGTAGAGTGTTACAAGACGTGGTTGAAAAGAGAGAAGAGATTGCTGAATCGATCGAGGGTGTTATTGCCAAGACTGCATTCGATTGGGGTGTCAATATTGAATCTATTTTGATCAAGGACTTGCAATTACAAGAAAAGGTCCAAGCTTCGTTATCCATGGCTGCTGAAGCCAAGAGAATTGGTGAAGGTAAGATCATTAATGCTAAGGCTGAAGTTGAAAGTGCCAAGTTAATGAGAAAGGCTGCTGATATCTTGGCATCGAAGCCAGCTATGCAAATTAGATATTTGGATGCCATGCAAAACATGGCCAAGTCGCCAGGTTCAAGAGTTATTTTCATGCCATCCGCgcaagaaattgaaaagatggCCGGCTCCAATGTGTCAACCGGACCCGGTGAAATTACCAACCCCAGAAGCTTAGAAGAAGACGTCGATTGGACATCGAATAACCCAACTGGTCCAGCTCCTCGTACTCAAAGACAACAACATGTTGACACTTTGGCATTGCAGGAGGCTATGAGAGaagattaa
- a CDS encoding DEHA2B06182p (similar to uniprot|P49334 Saccharomyces cerevisiae YNL131w TOM22 translocase of outer mitochondrial membrane): MVKLTQIDDESATRFDQGPAATHAAKEETFSDSEASDSDSDIDDDFDFENETLLDRIVALKDVIPPQHRTQIVSAGETIKDTLYSGFSKSGNLLWTLTSSALLLGVPLSLAILAETQLQEMEKEMSLQQSAQDVLAPGSEEAFKSTEKPATA; this comes from the coding sequence atgGTTAAATTAACTCAAATTGACGACGAGTCTGCTACTAGATTTGATCAAGGTCCAGCAGCTACCCACGCagcaaaagaagaaacttTCAGTGATAGTGAAGCTTCCGATTCAGATTCCGACATAGATGACGATTTCgactttgaaaatgaaactCTTCTTGATAGAATTGTTGCATTGAAAGATGTTATTCCACCACAACATAGAACTCAAATTGTTTCTGCCGGTGAGACTATCAAAGATACATTATATTCTGGTTTCAGCAAATCTGGTAACTTATTGTGGACCTTGACATCTTCCGCTTTATTGCTTGGTGTTCCATTATCTTTAGCCATCTTAGCCGAAACACAATTAcaagaaatggaaaaagAAATGTCTTTACAACAATCAGCACAAGATGTGTTAGCCCCAGGCTCTGAAGAAGCTTTCAAGAGCACTGAAAAGCCAGCCACTGCCTAA
- a CDS encoding DEHA2B06160p (weakly similar to uniprot|P53917 Saccharomyces cerevisiae YNL127w FAR11 protein involved in G1 cell cycle arrest in response to pheromone) — translation MAMQDELISIDQLEDQLIDNPDASTKKELYDTSLDETFQKKLNARAEQIANQNNDEDNEDDAQGRSIANNYSFLVTKTHLAYDYRDYGSLENELSEWFAFNDFSVLGGLQRISETYDNHKHRLDISDIELVEKCISKVESQDGKSLESLVYFALGKYRHCNDKEKQLHSINDNCKVLFEMGLFEKLTSILQTFIAGRIESDSKDVHHLTLSKNSESRYFKALTLFYFMINVILEDDDLVNLRKLRESLAKSDILSDFIRFIEHWKWNHNRSYRARYLFMIVWKLILIEMGDSSHLSKVNDFLIDMHGIVNKRGKDIPSNKLTCSPLDYFTFREDLTDRFPLYKDDEAKSLSKRDIYEFSALKEALEEDNKSIDNEYQYFMSMNSHSNSLSNLLENPRPNKSHTILSQLPAQTVHIATPVPSPPSAPSDYMSGGEKIRKSYQTNQGMPFIYPKTNEAEVPYAIKEASDILKNSVYESYSNKQLWNERQKFMIQERGFIDEYDDDKSYQFDEFEYSDDLFEKYPDRKDEIHSLLRVESFYKKNLCRFHSLVSILIETMKSNKLDYSLNFAEWELNPESSHFNNDKNVDMKSKAKIDFVLMQQLEVVKIKEITLKATSSIINLLLKWFKTSNVLKYYYFSSILFDDQYFNVLFEYMTRAFNNSDLQEFYNNKDGKDDHDNVVEYEILINQNQLMNPQIKLPRFEFFNNCCNDYPNDHKYEFINKTSIQKLPNEIDSNNISNITIKRFNENFCFILVNLLNITNKVLIKNLTQRIFTLNELKPTELFKIVLLNYDNEFINKPILKILKKLIPYQGRKWKSINMDLISKIYLNCRLGLRDNWLSGKDLENDFNNSFDQEIALRALLQFYNIKNYPLQMESLGYQISTEEIPNINLDDNLENFDV, via the coding sequence ATGGCTATGCAAGATGAACTTATTCTGATTGACCAGCTCGAGGACCAGCTTATTGATAATCCGGATGCATCCACGAAAAAGGAGTTGTATGATACATCGCTAGATGAAACATTTcagaagaagttgaatgCAAGAGCTGAACAGATCGCCAATcagaataatgatgaagataacgAAGATGATGCTCAAGGGAGGTCGATAGCGAACAATTACCTGTTTCTAGTCACTAAGACGCATCTAGCTTATGATTATCGTGACTATGGAAGCTTGGAGAATGAATTGAGTGAATGGTTTGCATTCAATGATTTCAGTGTGTTAGGAGGATTGCAGCGAATTCTGGAGACGTATGATAATCATAAACATCGCCTAGATATCAGTGATATAGAATTGGTGGAGAAATGTATTTCGAAAGTTGAATCTCAAGATGGAAAGTCATTAGAGTCATTGGTTTACTTTGCACTCGGAAAATATAGGCATTGCAATGACAAGGAAAAGCAATTGCATTCGATTAATGATAACTGCAAGGTGTTATTTGAAATGGGGTTATTTGAGAAGTTGACTCTGATATTACAAACATTCATTGCTGGAAGAATAGAGTCTGATTCTAAAGATGTGCATCACTTAACATTGTCAAAAAATCTGGAATCAAGGTACTTCAAAGCATTGAcattattttatttcatgATAAATGTGATACTCGAAGACGACGATCTCGTTAATTTGAGAAAGTTACGTGAATCCCTTGCAAAATCTGATATACTTTCTGATTTTATTCGATTTATCGAGCACTGGAAATGGAACCATAATAGATCATATCGGGCCAGGTATTTATTCATGATAGTGTGGAAATTGATTCTAATAGAAATGGGAGATAGCTCCCATTTATCTAAGGTAAATGACTTTTTGATCGATATGCATGGAATAGTAAATAAAAGAGGTAAGGATATACCATCAAATAAGCTAACTTGTTCTCCGCTAGATTATTTCACGTTCAGAGAAGACTTGACGGATAGATTTCCGTTGtataaagatgatgaagcaAAGCTGCTTTCAAAAAGAGATATATATGAATTCAGCGCCCTCAAAGAAGCTctagaagaagataataaatcaattgataacGAATACCAGTATTTCATGTCCATGAATAGTCATTCCAATTCGTTGTCAAACTTACTTGAAAATCCAAGACCGAATAAATCGCATACAATTCTTAGTCAATTGCCTGCGCAGACGGTACATATTGCAACACCAGTTCCATCACCACCTTCAGCTCCATCAGATTACATGTCTGGTGGTGAAAAGATACGGAAACTGTATCAAACTAACCAGGGTATGCCATTCATTTATCCAAAGACCAACGAAGCAGAAGTTCCTTACGCTATAAAAGAGGCCAGTGatatcttgaagaattcgGTCTATGAAAGTTACTCAAATAAACAACTATGGAATGAAAGACAGAAATTCATGATCCAAGAAAGAGGTTTTATCGATGAATATGATGACGATAAGTCATATCAATTTGacgaatttgaatatagTGATGACTTATTTGAGAAATACCCAGACAGAAAGGATGAGATTCATTCTCTCTTGAGGGTTGAATCCTTCTATAAAAAGAATCTTTGTAGGTTCCATTCGTTGGTTCTGATATTAATTGAAACTATGAAGTCGAACAAACTAGACTACAGCTTGAATTTTGCTGAATGGGAATTGAATCCGGAAAGTTCTCacttcaataatgataaaaatgtCGACATGAAATCAAAAGccaaaattgattttgtcTTGATGCAGCAACTAGAGGTGGTGAAAATTAAGGAGATTACATTAAAGGCTACGAGTAGTATAATAAACCTCCTACTAAAATGGTTTAAAACCAGTAatgttttgaaatattactatttttCATCCATATTATTTGACGatcaatatttcaatgTATTGTTTGAATACATGACTAGGGCGTTCAATAATAGTGACCTTCAAGAATTCTACAATAATAAGGATGGAAAAGATGACCATGATAACGTTGTCGAGtatgaaatattgataaaccAAAACCAACTAATGAATCCACAGATTAAATTGCccagatttgaatttttcaataactgTTGCAATGACTATCCTAACGATCATAAATACGAATTCATAAACAAAACGTCGATACAGAAATTACccaatgaaattgattccaataatattaGTAACATAACCATCAAAAGATTCAACGAAAACTTCTGCTTTATTTTGGTGAATTTGCTCAACATCACCAACAAAGTCTTGATCAAAAACCTTACTCAGAGAATCTTCACcttaaatgaattgaaacCAACTGAACTATTCAAAATCGTCTTGCTTAATTATGATAACGAATTTATTAACAAGCCGAttctaaaaatattgaaaaaattaataccATATCAAGGAAGGAAATGGAAGTCGATTAATATGGATttaatttccaaaatataCCTTAATTGCAGACTAGGACTCAGAGATAACTGGTTAAGCGGAAAGGATTTAGAgaatgatttcaataactcatttgatcaagaaattgCTTTACGAGCATTATTACAATTTtacaatatcaaaaattatccTCTTCAAATGGAAAGTCTTGGTTACCAAATTTCGACAGAAGAGATACCAAATATCAACTTAGATGACAATTTGGAGAACTTTGATGTATGA
- a CDS encoding DEHA2B06248p (weakly similar to uniprot|P36044 Saccharomyces cerevisiae YKL201c MNN4): MNINLKRKAPGNKPVIKKARANGFGFNNGEDESSSESETEEMNFEKSIQAKSQKIAKQLAGDNKTDMVEIISQIEEPDSKNVPRKKVEGSKYINKLLDSKKQREKDRILSRQEYNSKQIEENKDAVVFESEDYKKQKEEFLRMKEEERVEDEEPNNAQFYSKLLQSRERRGDPNDTPRSIIANKEDSQEDTNIVHEETNIFSGKNKFNEPMRATRKFNTNIMNYKTNKKEGNQLLDKLKNLIKSKITPDDIRDYKKRYWNRYDS, translated from the coding sequence ATGAAcatcaatttgaaaagaaaagcACCAGGTAATAAGCCGGTCATAAAGAAAGCACGAGCCAATGGATTTGGGTTTAATAATGGCGAAGATGAAAGCAGTAGTGAATCAGAAACGGAAGAAATgaactttgaaaaatctattCAAGCCAAATCACAGAAGATAGCGAAGCAATTAGCAGGTGACAATAAGACAGACATGGTTGAAATAATATCCCAGATAGAGGAGCCAGATTCTAAAAATGTGCCGAGAAAAAAAGTTGAAGGACtgaaatatatcaataagTTGTTAGATTCGAAAAAGCAACGAGAAAAAGATCGCATACTATCAAGACAAGAGTACAACAGCAAGcaaatagaagaaaataaagatgcTGTGGTGTTTGAAAGTGAGGATTACAAGAAACAAAAGGAGGAATTTTTGAGAATGAAGGAGGAAGAGCGTGTTGAAGATGAGGAACCCAATAATGCACAATTTTATTCGAAACTTTTGCAATCTAGAGAGAGACGAGGTGATCCAAATGACACTCCTCGAAGTATTATAGCAAACAAGGAAGATAGTCAAGAAGATACGAATATAGTGCATGAGGAGAcgaatatattttcaggaaaaaataaattcaatgaacCTATGAGAGCTACACGAAAATTTAATAcgaatataatgaattataaaacaaacaaaaaGGAAGGAAATCAGTTGCTAGAcaagttgaaaaatctaATCAAGAGTAAGATTACCCCAGATGATATTCGAGATTATAAGAAGCGATATTGGAATAGATATGATAGTTAA
- a CDS encoding DEHA2B06138p (similar to uniprot|P38828 Saccharomyces cerevisiae YHR121w LSM12), translating to MNNLDQIINLKVKVTTLLDQSITGTIYAYSPSNELLALKTGSGKNNVKPETFRFINTAYIKTIQVLPPFPKKNQNPHHKNNTNVARVPINEIEANLNDSIKNYKNSLLINNPKASPIAIKIFEKFFKLYGIDNVKWQGSDIILFDEIRLAKPYTLGKSGNIVKLDENSKAMNMVEDVLKEIWLEVDNEKRGG from the coding sequence atgaataatttagatCAAATCATAAACTTGAAAGTCAAAGTGACTACACTTTTAGACCAGTCAATTACAGGTACCATATATGCATATTCCCCATCCAATGAACTTCTAGCGTTGAAAACTGGTAGTGGTAAGAATAATGTAAAGCCAGAGACTTTCAGATTCATCAATACAGCATATATCAAGACTATCCAGGTATTACCTCCATTTCCTaaaaagaatcaaaatccACATCATAAGAACAACACAAATGTAGCAAGGGTTCCAATAAATGAGATTGAAGCTAATTTGAACGATTCAATTAAGAACTACAAGAATAGTCTATTAATTAACAATCCAAAGGCATCACCAATTGCAATTAAAATCTTTGAGAAGTTTTTCAAGTTGTATGGAATCGATAATGTTAAATGGCAAGGTTCTGATATCATActatttgatgaaattagGTTAGCGAAGCCTTATACTCTAGGAAAATCCGGTAATATCGTCAAGTTGgatgaaaattcaaaagcCATGAACATGGTTGAAGATGTgttgaaagaaatttgGCTCGAGGTGGATAACGAAAAGCGTGGTGGGTAA
- a CDS encoding DEHA2B06116p (similar to uniprot|P53916 Saccharomyces cerevisiae YNL128w TEP1) codes for MKSILRSIVGSPKQSHYDPKLNLSFDLSYITPQIIVCSGPVTNYLQTFYRHSVEDLVKFLTANHDSHWHIWNLRGEEPGYESKDVMSKVSHFPFPDHQPPTIGIFIESTKEIDTFLSQSTKNVAVLHCKSGKGRSGTICCSYLIYKSLNLQSKICPLEAIELYTQKRMRPSAGDGVSILSQRRYLEYWFEYLNITPDLKEIYHGFTKNESMFDSKKSCITMIRINNLKPSDDIKTSCLELDLILETYVKRQDYPNGVQTKHVYQVNSSDIRKQNMNNVIVIPGNPIYISDLKDVRISVKHWCFSWFNVFFETLHSNSTNIFAIDSISDDRFIKGQYTLQWEILDGFKGTHQKGMKLFESLDICWRLYY; via the coding sequence atgaaatcgATATTAAGATCCATTGTAGGATCACCGAAACAAAGTCATTACGATCCAAAATTGAACTTACTGTTTGACTTATCATATATAACTCctcaaataattgtttGTTCGGGTCCGGTTACCAATTATTTACAAACATTCTACAGACACTCCGTTGAAGACTTAGTCAAATTTTTGACTGCAAACCACGATTCTCATTGGCATATATGGAACCTAAGAGGAGAGGAACCAGGGTATGAAAGTAAGGATGTTATGTCTAAAGTTAGTCATTTTCCGTTTCCTGATCATCAACCGCCCACTATAggaatatttattgaaagtaCTAAAGAAATAGATACGTTTTTAAGCCAATCCACTAAGAATGTTGCGGTTCTTCATTGTAAATCAGGTAAAGGAAGGTCAGGTACCATTTGCTGCtcatatttgatttataagAGCTTAAATCTACAACTGAAGATATGTCCACTTGAAGCAATAGAATTATATACTCAGAAGAGAATGAGGCCCAGTGCTGGAGATGGTGTGTCAATACTATCTCAAAGAAGATATCTTGAGTACTGGTTTGAATACTTGAATATTACACCCGACTTGAAAGAGATCTATCATGGGTTCACgaaaaatgaatcaatgTTTGATCTGAAGAAATCTTGCATTACAATgataagaataaataatcttaaACCTTCAGATGATATTAAAACCAGCTGCTTAGAGTTAGATTTAATTCTTGAGACCTACGTCAAACGGCAAGATTACCCCAATGGAGTCCAAACTAAGCATGTGTACCAAGTTAATTCTTCGGACATACGAAAacaaaatatgaataatgtCATTGTTATTCCTGGAAACCCAATATACATTTCTGACTTGAAGGATGTAAGAATATCAGTCAAGCATTGGTGTTTCTCTTGGTTTAATGTATTTTTCGAAACTTTGCATTCGAATAGTACGAATATTTTTGCCATTGATTCCATACTGGACGATAGATTCATCAAAGGACAGTATACCTTGCAGTGGGAAATTTTAGATGGCTTTAAGGGTACTCATCAAAAAGGTATGAAGTTGTTTGAAAGTTTGGATATATGCTGGAGATTGTACTATTAA